The Cucumis melo cultivar AY chromosome 9, USDA_Cmelo_AY_1.0, whole genome shotgun sequence genome includes the window CTACAAAGTAGAAGTTCCCATTAGCCTTGAAGGTCACAAAGGGACGGTTTGTTTCGGGTGGTCGAATATCAGCAAATCGAATGGTTCGTGGAATGTAAGTTGCCAGCCACGACATAACCTCAACCTCAAAACTGTCTGAACCTGGTTTCCATCTAATTTTATGAACATAAGGGCTCACGAACCAGTGAAGTGCTCCAGTAGTAGTAGCACTGAGGAATATCACAGATGATGCAACAACACCTTTCAGAATCACATTCATGTCAGGGGACGTCATGAAGGTTATGACTGGTCCGAGTGATACAGAGAGGCAGCATGTAGATAAAGATAGAAGCTTAACTTTCTTGATGGTCGACGAGATTGGCCCAATATAAGCAACATCTTTTTCATCTTCCTCGGATCCTCTTTCAGGTCCAATGCTGATCTTGCCATCATCTTCTCTTGTTGGAGCTTGAGATGCCCATCTCTTCTGGACTGCATTTTTCTGCGAAAGAAAGTTGCTAGTGGgtacaaatttttcattgatcCATGCTGTTGATCGTTGGAGATGATAACCTGAGGCAAAAGAGCACTTACTTTTAGATAAAAAGAGCTTTAATCTTCTAGAGCTTAACTGCAAAGCGCAAACAAAAATATTACataaagaagagagaaaaaaaccaATCTGAACACAAGAACTTTTGCATTTAGGCTGAGTAAATTCGATTTTTCTTAGTTAATATGGAAGGAAAAACCCTAGCTaatactatttttaaaaatattgaaaaagtaACAAGGTCCAGGGCTTTGAGAGTGAAGCAAATCCAAAATAAGCAATAAATTTGAGACGGACTCATAAAGGATAGTGACATCAGGTAATGATCCGTCTAGAGTTTGCGTGCTAACTCCTTCAGAAAAGGGAACAAAAAGACATCAATATACTGCTTATAAGTCAAGTTTaaaaccatttctttcttttgaaggAAATATAGAGAGACCAATAGACCATCCTTATTTCTGTTGTATAATTCTCTCGCTTTCCAAGTCAAAATAACTAAAGCTTTtctgataaaaagaaaaataacaaacaattGAACAACTAACTTCATTGAATAAACAATTACAAGAAAAACCAAGTCCCATGGAAGAATGGGAAAGATCGTCCAACAGGTAGGAAAGGTACTCAGGGTTGGGTAGGATCATATAAAATGCACCGTATGCAAGAGCCAGAagtaaaaataattacaatttaaaaagtaaacaaaATAAGTTTCCTCCATCATTAGCAATGCCATTCTAGCAACAACAAATTTCCTCCAAAAATTATCCTTTTTAAGGTGAAATCTCCATGTCAAATAAATCTCCAAACACTACTTTTTAAGTCgattggtgatttaagatggtattGATTGAAGAGGGGTTTAATGCAGGTTGGTTCAGAAGATCTTGTGTTCAAACCTCTACATGGTTGTTTTCTCCCCAATTAATATTCATTTCCACTTGTTGAATCTTCATATTTCGAATCCACAAGCATAGGGTTAGTTCCATCTTAAAACCAATTGGCAATAGGGAAAGAAATTCATCTATCTTATAAGGAGTGTGAGGTACCTTAGTTTTTCCTATGTGGAATTCTTAGCAATGAGGttccatctcaaaaccaattgaAAAAAGGAGACCTACCACATGATCCCTCAACATGTGCCTCTTGGGTTCACCATTTTTTATCAAATCTCAATTTGCTATTGGATCAAATATCTGTTTTGGCTTTATGATATTATGTAATATGAGGTTCCACCTCAAAACCAATTGGCACTTGGCTCTCTAATCtctttattaaatattatatagaGATTAGAGAGAATCTGTTCAAATAAGGTTGATTCTGCCTTCTTCAATGAGGCATTTTCTTCACTAGAGTAT containing:
- the LOC103503301 gene encoding uncharacterized protein LOC103503301, which translates into the protein MTRAALFHLLRSQSKHISRRNYYSGYHLQRSTAWINEKFVPTSNFLSQKNAVQKRWASQAPTREDDGKISIGPERGSEEDEKDVAYIGPISSTIKKVKLLSLSTCCLSVSLGPVITFMTSPDMNVILKGVVASSVIFLSATTTGALHWFVSPYVHKIRWKPGSDSFEVEVMSWLATYIPRTIRFADIRPPETNRPFVTFKANGNFYFVDKEHCHNKALLARLTPQQRESAFRNL